The following are from one region of the Syngnathus acus chromosome 19, fSynAcu1.2, whole genome shotgun sequence genome:
- the heatr1 gene encoding HEAT repeat-containing protein 1 isoform X1, whose translation MREKELTFRNSHVCWEENKKTGFEPIMTSLSYQLKRLALPQNDPNLLSRKEVTSLLFDPKEAATLDRSTFYALGCTGLEELLGIEPALREFQDSLFSRASVTLERSVQSKDVNKKLDADIALFLTRISPYFLLKPAHKCIEWLVHRFHVHLYNVESLLACALPYHHSNTFVRVVQLLKIQDATHRWNWLQALQKPGVPLAKGTLVTHCYSDLGFMDFVCNMVTTSIEAFSGHSKSFSQLRVVFSFYASTIVSALDAVDKVSDTIISKLLPYVQKGLTSEVADYKAATYMIVCQMAVKVVMEASLINTLAVRIAKSLLKEPVLAKEGLGCLIVLLQSQKEGAAGSRFCHHVCSMPALASTLQLLATTHDVSPLLRYLLPHLVHALFGSSDDAHVLESLLDSVPLTKGLDGDVARLLLDDYLSQTELAADNVDTLNRRLQPLVRLFESKYLAALDGVLSRHAANISDEEQKRLFHHFLSLSISRGKFQIMGDSDTSLLLSLKHPQASLRVSALEHLRSLAASGQLQTLDQDFLKDALMERLKDDVLEVVSAALQTLEMLFDVLDTESTVSNLLSLLQRIDQPEADSWLPVLTEAVRLLTDSRLGKGSTEEVETIVWGLLPFLVVTSCRPDSAQLRLARCVACCAAVASHPLTASWAEELQQVIKQSSELDLVGSANQRLVSRLNENLANMDHLAKRHALEKFGVLGEQLRGRGVRGHTFFAVMTETLLLGLAQLSETEHLLTAQRLLAVLEPPLLEVTKADGAQEVPPSASFGEALSLYLSKCEQQPGGRHQREASQVMIWLLRDFISSLKCFDGAFKAAVWWNPEKLDANTCCYLGLISRLFALVIGGADEGPAAGSFRELAKLLVKVHLCDAAALFKFLCLLWGYGDNRGDQLGVRVDAVLHARSLYVGAALLSAQPAATLTELAGANSPMVPALLCCLTSPVREIRRASISALQSLSGADAAPFQPIIKKLLSTCEEIVADPSYLSTVAFQPQVLGHLHETCESAKKTSSLQASINQLLLSVQSPCCPSYTATCLLRALRHVNGQTVLCALLPVLDRLLRNDPDMPALLPDEARLLQVVLGKYNEAAAPLLAADHNCLDLLLKAMTTATAPLSGIPSCQIIALQQITKPFFAALGDQKVQQNLLTALFDLLPESRNPILADAVGSTFKAIAVDAELVANELAPPEKAKVTVTLQRTRRSRILQRKSDESGDAPPEGGAVSWHRVTLILELLQHKKKLKRAQMLVPVLFSLLARSLEASAPEQPNIEYTRQLLLGCLLNVCNKMAPDGQPSGPDVLEEDKFSVELVVQCIRATDVPQTHHHALLLLGVVANIFPEKVLHNIMPIFTFMGANIMRLDDAYSFRVIDKTVKMVIPALIQAGGQSHGSVDAVVTKIVHVFADALPHVPEHRRLHILAQLVGTLGPARFLWVLMLLLFKLHTTQASSLESEKEAALERDVDFWISVCCQFEVSEQLTSLINILKFLIQLPDDKEDVGAAVANRAGARRGDGKKKKKGEEEKVEELIFSVEAHSGKELRHFKFLSVSFMAQLLGSTAFIGKVADTQDVVDENGAKFLQELQQQLLEDNLRYIQCVTRCVEENADRPMAKFWRVLLNKSYDVLDKLNALLPTDTFITVMRGLMANRLPSVRRKAMELLNNKLQHKTQWAEQQVGVLLQLIGDLLDIVGTPHGSAAEKAASELAVNRQTALYSLKLLCRLLGATHQEAFVPVLLRMVDLVASPHQEKNVTASALLCAAEVVGALKALAIPQLPRLMPAVLHVLTDGKDVLSNEIYLLSAVTALQRVAETLAHFISPYLQDTTLQVCRLTCLLEKSSSSSSATNQLCARLASLRSSLATKLPPRVLLPVLTKCYHIMVVDKKDELGALMSILKEHLGHMEREPLSFHQSELTDFFLAALDFRAQFCEGDLARTALIEGSVMDCLLVMVMKLSEVTFRPLFFKLFDWSKSGSKDRLLTFFRLSDCIAERLKGLFALFAGNLVKPFADLLQQTNISKTDESLFDSERGAEKSNQLLCCVLDCLYKIFLHDTQRFLSKERAEALLVPLVDQLENTLGGDEEYQQRVTKHLVPCVGQFAVSLANDAQWKSLNYNILLKSRHADAKVRFSSLLMLMELAAKLKENYMALLPETIPFLAELMEDECEEVEHQVQKVVREMEDILGEPLQSYF comes from the exons ATGAGGGAGAAAGAATTGACCTTTCGCAATTCGCACGTGTGTTGggaggaaaacaagaaaacag GTTTCGAACCCATCATGACGTCATTATCCTACCAGCTGAAGCGGCTGGCGCTTCCTCAGAATGATCCAAATTTACTGTCTCGCAAAGAGGTCACCTCGCTTCTCTTTGACCCCAAAGAGGCGGCTACCCTCGATAGAAGCACCTTCTATGCTCTTG GCTGCACGGGCCTGGAGGAGCTGCTGGGGATCGAACCGGCCCTCCGGGAGTTCCAGGACTCTCTGTTCAGCCGTGCATCGGTGACGCTGGAGCGCAGTGTTCAGTCCAAAGATGTCAACAAGAAGCTGGATGCAGACATCGCTCTGTTCCTCACCCGCATCTCCCCGTACTTCCTCCTCAAGCCGGCGCACAAGTGCATCGAGTGGCTGGTTCACCG CTTCCACGTTCATCTGTACAACGTCGAGAGCCTGCTGGCTTGCGCGCTGCCTTACCACCACAGTAACACGTTTGTCCGAGTGGTGCAGCTCCTCAAGATCCAGGACGCCACGCACCGCTGGAATTGGCTGCAGGCTCTGCAG AAACCAGGCGTGCCGCTGGCCAAAGGGACTCTGGTCACCCACTGCTACTCGGACTTGGGCTTTATGGACTTTGTCTGCAACATGGTCACGACATCAATTGAG GCTTTTTCCGGACATTCCAAGAGTTTCTCCCAGCTGCGAGTGGTCTTCTCTTTCTACGCCTCCACCATCGTTTCGGCTTTGGATGCCGTGGACAAAGTTTCAGACAccatcatttcaaaacttctGCCATACGTGCAGAAG GGCCTGACGTCGGAAGTGGCCGACTACAAGGCGGCCACCTACATGATCGTGTGCCAGATGGCGGTCAAGGTGGTGATGGAGGCGAGTCTGATCAACACGCTGGCCGTGCGCATCGCCAAGTCTCTGCTCAAAGAGCCCGTGCTGGCCAAAGAGGGGCTGGGCTGCCTCATCGTGCTCCTGCAGAGCCAGAAGGAGGGCGCAGCCGGGTCCAG ATTCTGCCACCACGTGTGTTCCATGCCTGCGCTAGCATCCACGCTTCAGCTCCTGGCCACCACCCACGACGTGAGCCCTCTACTACGCTACCTGCTGCCTCACCTGGTCCACGCCCTCTTTGGCAGCTCAG ACGACGCGCACGTGCTGGAGTCGCTCTTGGACTCGGTCCCCCTGACCAAAGGCTTGGACGGCGATGTGGctcg CTTGCTGCTAGACGATTACCTGAGTCAGACGGAGCTCGCCGCGGACAACGTGGACACCCTCAACCGGCGTCTGCAGCCGCTGGTGCGACTCTTTGAGTCCAA GTATTTGGCGGCTCTGGACGGGGTCCTCTCGCGTCACGCCGCCAACATCAGCGACGAGGAGCAGAAACGCCTCTTCCACCATTTCCTCTCTCTGTCCATAAGCAGGGGGAAATTCCAG ATCATGGGCGACTCGGATACGTCGCTGCTGCTCAGCCTGAAGCACCCGCAGGCGTCGCTCCGAGTCTCGGCTCTGGAGCACCTGAGGAGCCTGGCGGCGTCGGGACAG CTTCAGACTTTGGACCAGGACTTCCTTAAAGACGCTCTGATGGAGCGCTTGAAGGACGACGTGCTGGAAGTCGTCAGTGCGGCTCTTCAAACCTTGGAG atGCTGTTTGACGTTCTGGACACTGAGAGCACGGTGTCCAATTTGCTGTCTCTGCTGCAGAGAATCGATCAACCCGAGGCCGACAGCTG GCTGCCAGTTTTAACCGAAGCGGTGCGTTTATTGACCGATTCCCGGCTGGGGAAGGGGAGCACCGAGGAGGTGGAGACCATCGTCTGGGGGCTGCTGCCCTTCCTAGTGGTCACCAGCTGTCGTCCGGACTCAGCCCAGCTCCGCCTCGCGCGCTGCGTCGCCTGCTGTGCCGCCGTCGCCAGCCATCCGCTCACCGCGAGCTGGGCGGAAG AACTTCAGCAAGTGATAAAGCAGAGCTCCGAACTGGACCTCGTCGGTTCGGCCAACCAGCGTCTGGTCTCCAGGCTGAATGAGAACCTGGCCAACATGGATCACCTGGCCAAACGTCATGCT CTGGAGAAATTTGGTGTGTTAGGGGAGCAGCTGCGCGGGCGCGGTGTAAGAGGCCACACCTTCTTTGCGGTGATGACGGAGACTCTTCTGCTGGGCTTGGCGCAACTGAGCGAGACGGAGCACCTGCTCACTGCCCAGCGGCTCTTAGCTGTTCTGGAGCCTCCGCTGCTGGAAGTCACCAAGGCCGATGGCGCCCAG GAAGTCCCGCCTTCTGCATCCTTCGGCGAGGCGCTGTCCTTGTACCTGAGCAAATGCGAGCAGCAGCCCGGCGGGCGACACCAGCGAGAGGCCAGCCAAGTGATGATTTGGCTCCTCCGAGACTTCATCTCTTCTCTCAAGTGTTTCGACGGCGCTTTTAAAG cTGCCGTGTGGTGGAACCCGGAGAAGCTGGACGCTAACACCTGCTGCTACTTGGGGCTCATCTCGCGCCTCTTCGCCCTCGTCATTGGCGGCGCCGATGAGGGGCCGGCGGCCGGCAGTTTTCGAGAGCTGGCCAAGCTTCTTGTCAAG GTGCACCTGTGCGATGCGGCCGCGCTCTTCAAGTTCCTCTGCCTGCTGTGGGGATACGGTGACAACCGCGGCGACCAGCTGGGCGTCCGGGTGGACGCCGTCCTGCACGCTCGGTCGCTCTACGTGGGCGCCGCTTTACTGAGCGCCCAACCTGCCGCCACGCTGACTGAGCTAGCTGGAGCCAACTCGCCCA TGGTCCCGGCCTTGCTGTGCTGTCTGACCTCTCCCGTCCGAGAGATCCGAAGAGCGTCCATCAGCGCTCTGCAGAGCCTGTCTGGGGCAGACGCTGCTCCCTTCCAGCCAATCATAAAAAAGCTTCTGTCTACCTGTGAGGAAATTGTCGCCGACCCGTCATACTTGAGCACG GTGGCTTTCCAACCTCAGGTTCTGGGCCATTTACACGAGACCTGCGAGTCGGCTAAAAAGACGTCGTCGCTGCAGGCTTCCATAAATCAACTGCTACTGAGCGTCCAGTCGCCGTGCTGCCCGTCCTATACCGCCACCTGCCTCCTGAGAGCGCTGAGGCACGTCAACGGACAG ACCGTCCTGTGCGCTCTGCTGCCCGTGCTGGATCGGCTGCTCCGCAACGACCCCGACATGCCCGCTTTGCTGCCGGACGAGGCCCGGCTCTTGCAAGTGGTCCTGGGCAAGTACAACGAGGCGGCGGCCCCTTTGCTGGCCGCCGACCACAACTGTCTGGACCTGCTGCTCAAGGCCATGACGACTGCCACCGCTCCGTTGTCGGGCATCCCCAGCTGCCAGATCATCGCTTTGCAGCAG ATCACAAAGCCGTTCTTCGCCGCCCTGGGAGATCAAAAGGTCCAACAGAACCTTCTGACGGCCTTGTTCGACCTATTGCCGGAAAGCAGGAATCCGATACTTGCCGACGCTGTCGGCAGCACCTTTAAAGCG ATTGCAGTGGATGCTGAGCTGGTGGCTAACGAGTTGGCACCGCCAGAAAAAGCCAAGGTCACCGTGACGCTTCAGCGAACCCGCAGGAGCCGAATTTTGCAGAG GAAAAGCGATGAGAGTGGCGATGCACCGCCAGAGGGGGGCGCCGTTTCTTGGCACAGAGTCACTCTGATCCTGGAGCTGCTGCAGCACAAGAAGAAGTTGAAGCGAGCCCAGATGTTGGTGCCGGTTCTGTTCTCGCTGCTGGCCAG GAGCCTGGAGGCGTCGGCCCCGGAGCAGCCCAACATAGAGTACACCAGGCAGCTTCTGCTCGGCTGCCTGCTCAACGTCTGCAACAAAATGGCGCCGGACGGGCAACCTAGTGGACCAG ATGTCCTGGAAGAAGACAAATTCAGCGTGGAGCTGGTGGTCCAGTGCATTCGCGCGACGGACGTACCGCAGACTCACCATCAcgctctgctgctgctgggcgTCGTCGCTAACATCTTCCCC GAGAAAGTTCTGCACAACATCATGCCCATCTTCACCTTCATGGGCGCCAACAtcatgcgcctggatgacgcctaCAGCTTCCGAGTCATCGACAAGACGGTCAAGATGGTCATCCCAGCTCTGATCCAG GCCGGCGGTCAGTCGCACGGCAGCGTGGACGCGGTGGTGACGAAGATCGTGCACGTCTTTGCCGACGCGCTGCCTCACGTGCCCGAACACCGGCGGCTGCACATCCTCGCTCAGCTGGTCGGCACGCTGGGCCCGGCCCGCTTCCTCTGGGTCCTGATGCTCCTCTTGTTCAAGCTTCACACCACACAGGCGTCTAGCTTAGAAAGCGAGAAG GAAGCGGCTCTGGAGCGAGACGTGGACTTCTGGATCTCGGTGTGTTGCCAGTTTGAGGTCTCAGAGCAGCTCACCTCTCTCATCAACATCCTGAAATTCCTCATCCAGCTGCCCGACGACAAAGAGGACG TGGGTGCGGCGGTGGCTAACCGCGCTGGCGCCCGGCGAGGAGAtggtaagaaaaagaaaaaaggggaaGAGGAGAAGGTGGAAGAGCTGATCTTCAGCGTGGAGGCCCACAGCGGCAAAGAGTTGAGACACTTCAAGTTCCTCTCCGTCTCCTTCATGGCTCAGCTGCTCGGCTCGACCGCATTCATCGGGAAG GTAGCGGACACTCAGGACGTTGTCGACGAGAATGGCGCAAAATTTCTCCAGGAGTTGCAGCAGCA GCTGTTGGAGGACAACCTGCGTTACATTCAGTGCGTCACTCGCTGTGTGGAGGAGAATGCCGACAGGCCCATGGCAAAGTTTTGGAGAGTTCTTCTCAACAAATCCTACGACGTTCTGGATAAG TTGAACGCTTTGTTGCCCACGGACACTTTCATCACAGTGATGAGGGGGCTGATGGCAAACCGGCTGCCGTCGGTGAGGAGGAAAGCCATGGAGCTGCTCAACAACAAGCTTCAGCACAAGACGCAGTGGGCGGAGCAACAG GTCGGCGTTCTCTTACAGCTCATCGGCGACCTCCTGGACATCGTGGGCACGCCACACGGAAGCGCGGCGGAGAAAGCGGCATCCGAGCTGGCCGTCAACAGGCAGACGGCGCTCTACAGCCTCAAGCTGCTCTGCCGCCTCTTGGGCGCAACTCATCAGGAAGCCTTCGTCCCCGTCCTCCTGCGCATGGTGGACCTGGTCGCGTCGCCGCACCAAGAGAAGAACGTGACGGCCAGCGCCCTACTGTGCGCGGCCGAGGTGGTGGGCGCCCTCAAAGCCCTCGCCATCCCGCAGCTGCCGAG GTTGATGCCAGCCGTGCTGCACGTGCTCACCGATGGGAAGGATGTGCTGAGCAATGAGATTTACTTGCTGAGCGCCGTCACCGCCCTGCAGCGTGTGGCTGAGACGCTGGCGCACTTCATCAGCCCCTACTTGCAGGACACCACCTTGCAG GTGTGTCGGCTGACGTGCCTCCTCGAGAAGTCTTCGTCGTCTTCCTCCGCAACCAATCAGCTGTGTGCGCGTCTGGCCTCGCTCAGGAGCTCCCTGGCCACCAAGCTCCCCCCCAGGGTCCTCCTGCCCGTCTTGACCAAGTGCTACCACATCATGGTGGTGGACAAAAAG GACGAGCTGGGGGCATTGATGAGCATCCTCAAAGAACATCTCGGCCACATGGAGCGCGAGCCGCTCAGCTTCCACCAGTCTGAGCTCACCGACTTCTTCCTCGCAGCACTGGACTTCAGAGCCCAATTCTGCGAG GGCGACCTGGCGAGGACGGCTCTGATCGAGGGCAGCGTGATGGATTGTCTGCTGGTCATGGTGATGAAACTATCGGAAGTCACATTCAGGCCGCTCTTCTTCAAG CTGTTCGACTGGAGTAAATCGGGCAGCAAAGATCGCCTGCTGACCTTCTTCCGACTGTCCGACTGCATCGCCGAGCGCCTTAAAGGTCTCTTTGCCCTCTTTGCGGGAAATCTGGTCAAGCCCTTTGCAGACCTCCTTCAGCAGACCAACATCTCCAAGACGG ACGAGTCGCTCTTCGATTCCGAGCGCGGTGCCGAGAAGAGCAACCAGCTGCTTTGCTGCGTCCTGGACTGCCTGTACAAAATCTTCTTGCACGACACGCAGCGCTTCCTCAGCAAGGAGCGAGCTGAAGCACTCCTGGTGCCCCTCGTCGACCAG CTGGAGAACACGCTAGGTGGCGATGAAGAGTACCAGCAGAGGGTGACCAAACATCTTGTCCCGTGCGTGGGTCAGTTTGCCGTGTCGCTGGCGAATGACGCCCAGTGGAAAAGCCTCAACTATAACATCCTGCTCAAGAGCAGACACGCCGACGCCAAG GTACGCTTCTCCTCGCTGCTGATGCTGATGGAGCTGGCGGCCAAGTTGAAGGAGAACTACATGGCGCTGCTTCCGGAGACCATACCCTTCCTGGCAGAACTCATGGAGG ACGAGtgtgaggaggtggagcaTCAGGTTCAGAAGGTGGTTCGGGAGATGGAGGACATCCTGGGAGAACCGCTGCAGAGCTATTTCTAA